In Silene latifolia isolate original U9 population chromosome X, ASM4854445v1, whole genome shotgun sequence, the following proteins share a genomic window:
- the LOC141619702 gene encoding uncharacterized protein LOC141619702, giving the protein MTNMRKMETEDRRGLDRVVFQKAYVMSSSFSCQVCVVGFIFGVGLTSLVFAALTSFVRFDLDSVQFHHIAASVVPWNSETAISNTSRDNSSNLETEKREVFVNPSEKTRCCDKEKVSSLVSAWSSLLNETQDSSMSSRLNVPKAPHLEDCKARGRMNKRLDTLVGNERFPPWTLWRGSLDPYSEKSKDEQLHKFRHQHMSEGAYPPWITGSDDENYPLTRKVQRDIWLHQHPQNCRDPKIKFLVSDFERNPGLGMGAQISGMCGVLAIALAEKRVLVTKYYNRADHDGCKGASRGSWSCYFLPETSQECRDRAFELMQQKEAWDTGIIKTKETYSSKEIWKADVPTNWGTPWSYLQPTTEVNGSFFAFHRRMERRWWLAQVVRYLMRFPSEHTCHLMNVERHSAFGKEAAEMVLASLKGEWSKDDLEQPESEIEKYVWWNHKPWIPRPLLSVHVRMGDKAREMQLVQFDGYMALADRIRKQFPDVKNIWLSTEMEEVVNMTSNYIPEGWKFYYSNVKRQVGNTRMATYEASLGRKTSTENPLVNYLMASDADYYIGALGSTWCHLIDGMRNTGGKVMAGYLSVNKDRFW; this is encoded by the exons ATGACAAACATGAGGAAGATGGAGACGGAGGATCGACGAGGATTGGATAGAGTAGTATTTCAGAAAGCATATGTAATGAGCAGTTCATTTTCATGTCAAGTATGTGTGGTGGGTTTTATCTTTGGAGTAGGTCTTACTTCTTTGGTATTTGCTGCTCTTACTTCTTTTGTTCGATTCGATCTCGATTCAGTTCAGTTTCATCACATTGCAGCTTCTGTTGTGCCTTGGAATTCCGAGACTGCCATTTCAA ATACCAGTAGAGACAATAGTTCGAATCTTGAAACCGAGAAAAGAGAAGTATTCGTAAATCCAAGTGAAAAAACTCGATGTTGTGACAAGGAAAAGGTGTCTTCACTAGTCTCAGCTTGGAGTTCTTTACTAAATGAAACACAAGACTCGTCGATGAGCTCCAGATTGAATGTTCCGAAAGCTCCTCATTTGGAGGACTGTAAGGCAAGAGGTCGGATGAACAAGCGGCTTGATACGCTTGTCGGAAATGAGAGATTTCCGCCTTGGACACTTTGGAGAGGATCCTTAGACCCTTATTCGGAAAAATCTAAGGATGAGCAGTTACATAAGTTCCGGCATCAGCATATGTCTGAAGGCGCTTATCCGCCTTGG ATTACAGGATCTGATGACGAGAATTACCCATTAACGAGGAAAGTGCAGCGCGATATATGGCTGCATCAGCATCCTCAGAATTGCCGCGACCCAAAGATCAAATTTCTTGTGTCTGATTTTGAGAGAAATCCCGGTCTGGGAATGGGAGCACAAATTTCGGGTATGTGTGGAGTTTTGGCAATTGCGCTTGCTGAGAAACGAGTCCTTGTTACTAAGTACTACAACCGCGCTGATCATGATGGCTGCAAAG GTGCGTCTCGTGGTAGTTGGTCCTGTTACTTTCTTCCTGAAACATCCCAAGAGTGTCGTGATCGAGCATTTGAGCTAATGCAGCAAAAGGAAGCATGGGATACGGGAATCATAAAAACGAAAGAAACATATTCATCGAAAGAGATATGGAAAGCGGATGTACCAAC GAATTGGGGTACGCCGTGGAGTTATTTGCAGCCTACAACCGAGGTTAATGGCAGTTTCTTCGCATTTCATCGTAGAATGGAACGGAGATGGTGGCTTGCACAG GTGGTACGATATCTTATGAGGTTTCCGAGTGAACATACATGTCATCTAATGAACGTTGAACGACATTCTGCATTCGGAAAGGAGGCTGCAGAAATGGTCCTTGCAAGTCTTAAAGGAGAATGGTCTAAG GACGACCTGGAACAACCAGAATCGGAGATAGAAAAATACGTGTGGTGGAACCATAAACCATGGATCCCACGGCCGCTACTAAGCGTTCACGTTCGAATGGGAGACAAGGCTCGCGAAATGCAGCTAGTCCAATTCGACGGTTACATGGCCCTAGCCGACAGGATCCGCAAGCAATTCCCAGATGTAAAGAACATATGGTTATCAACCGAGATGGAGGAAGTCGTAAACATGACAAGCAATTACATTCCAGAAGGATGGAAATTCTACTACAGCAACGTGAAAAGACAGGTCGGAAACACGAGAATGGCAACCTATGAAGCGAGCCTAGGGAGAAAGACGAGTACAGAGAACCCGTTGGTGAATTACCTGATGGCAAGCGATGCTGATTACTATATCGGGGCGTTGGGGTCCACTTGGTGTCATCTGATTGATGGGATGAGAAATACAGGAGGGAAAGTCATGGCTGGATATTTGAGTGTTAACAAAGATAGGTTTTGGTAA
- the LOC141619703 gene encoding uncharacterized protein LOC141619703: MEDVSKYAHSPVHVAVLRRDYAGLKRIIGSLPKLAKAGEVTNEAESLAAEAKADEFSGMVDRRDVPGRETALHLAVRLRDPISAEVLMAAGADWSLQNENGWNALQEAVCTREEQIAMIIARHYQPLAWAKWCRRLPRIVASASRIRDFYMEISFNFESSVIPFIGRIAPSDTYRIWKRGSNLRADMTLAGFDGFRIQRSDQTFLFLGEGYTSEDGNVSLPTGSLIVLAHKEKEISNALEGAGAQPSETEVAHEVAMMSQTNTYRPGIDVTQAELIPHLNWRRQERSEMVGHWKAKVFDMLHVMVSVKSRRVPGAMTDEELFAVEDDEKLANGGEQDDFDEILTAEERKQLDSALRMGNSEGVGEDDDHADANRRENGSGVSIENGESFGNGKEKKTWYAWNKKGSKNSADESEDPKILKKFSKLAPEAQKETVGDSKKTKDKSSKKNKKKGAVTELKHESEYKKGLRPVLWLTPDFPLQTEELLPLLDILANKVKAVRRLRELLTTKLPVGTFPVKIAIPIVPTIRVVITFTKFEELQPTDEFVTPPSSPTHFQDAKSRDSEGSTSWISWMKGSRGGQSSDGESQSHRYKDDTDPFTIPADYTWVDVGEKKRRMKARRAKTKKTRKPTAPKNGDIRHPLGEEPE; encoded by the exons ATGGAAGATGTATCCAAGTATGCTCATAGTCCAGTTCATGTAGCTGTTCTTCGTCGTGATTATGCGGGTTTGAAGCGGATAATTGGGTCACTGCCTAAATTGGCAAAGGCTGGTGAAGTGACTAATGAGGCTGAGTCTCTTGCTGCTGAGGCTAAGGCAGATGAGTTTTCTGGTATGGTCGACCGACGTGATGTTCCTGGTCGTGAGACTGCATTACATCTTGCAGTACGCCTGCGGGACCCTATATCGGCTGAGGTTTTGATGGCAGCGGGTGCTGATTGGAGTTTACAGAATGAGAATGGATGGAATGCTCTTCAGGAAGCCGTTTGTACGAGGGAGGAACAAATTGCTATGATAATCGCTAGGCATTATCAGCCCCTTGCTTGGGCCAAATGGTGCCGGAGGCTTCCTCGGATTGTGGCTTCGGCTTCTAGGATTCGTGATTTCTATATGGAGATATCGTTTAATTTTGAGAGTTCGGTCATACCTTTCATTGGTCGAATTGCACCTTCGGACACTTATAGGATTTGGAAACGAGGGTCGAATCTCCGAGCTGATATGACCCTTGCGGGGTTTGACGGGTTCCGTATTCAGCGTTCGGATCAAACGTTCTTGTTCCTTGGGGAGGGTTACACATCCGAGGACGGAAACGTGTCTTTACCTACCGGCTCTCTAATTGTGCTTGCTCATAAAGAGAAAGAAATAAGCAATGCCTTGGAAGGAGCCGGTGCTCAGCCCTCGGAAACTGAAGTTGCCCATGAAGTAGCCATGATGTCACAGACTAATACATATAGACCAGGCATTGATGTCACGCAGGCCGAGCTTATTCCCCATTTGAATTGGAGAAGGCAAGAGAGATCTGAAATGGTTGGCCATTGGAAAGCCAAAGTCTTTGACATGCTACATGTAATGGTGAGTGTCAAGTCGCGGAGGGTTCCCGGGGCAATGACAGATGAGGAGCTCTTTGCTGTAGAGGATGACGAGAAGCTCGCTAATGGAGGGGAGCAAGATGATTTTGATGAAATATTAACGGCCGAAGAGAGAAAACAATTAGATTCGGCTCTTCGAATGGGAAATTCCGAGGGGGTTGGTGAGGATGATGATCATGCTGATGCTAATCGTCGTGAAAATGGGTCAGGAGTTTCCATTGAAAATGGCGAGTCTTTTGGCAACGGTAAAGAGAAGAAAACTTGGTATGCTTGGAACAAGAAGGGTTCCAAAAATTCAGCTGATGAATCTGAAGATCCGAAGATTCTAAAGAAGTTCTCAAAGCTTGCGCCTGAAGCTCAGAAGGAGACTGTGGGCGATTCCAAGAAGACGAAAGATAAAAGCAgtaagaagaataagaagaaaggaGCTGTTACTGAGTTAAAGCATGAGAGTGAATACAAAAAGGGGTTGAGACCTGTTCTTTGGTTAACTCCGGATTTTCCATTGCAGACCGAAGAACTTCTGCCTTTGCTAGATATATTAGCTAATAAGGTTAAGGCTGTTCGGAGACTCCGTGAGCTTTTAACCACAAAGCTACCTGTTGGCACATTTCCTGTCAAG ATTGCCATCCCAATAGTCCCAACAATTCGAGTTGTCATCACTTTCACGAAATTTGAAGAGCTTCAGCCAACAGACGAGTTTGTTACACCTCCGTCTAGCCCAACCCATTTCCAAGATGCCAAGTCTAGAGATTCCGAAGGGTCCACCTCATGGATATCATGGATGAAAGGGAGCCGTGGTGGACAGTCGAGTGACGGCGAGTCCCAAAGTCATCGATACAAAGATGACACGGACCCATTCACTATACCGGCAGATTATACCTGGGTCGATGTCGGTGAGAAGAAACGCCGAATGAAAGCAAGGAGGGCAAAAACCAAGAAGACCCGAAAACCAACTGCACCCAAAAACGGGGACATCCGACATCCCTTGGGCGAGGAACCCGAGTAG